In Blastopirellula sp. J2-11, a single genomic region encodes these proteins:
- a CDS encoding DUF447 domain-containing protein, whose product MERLVLEGLVTTIGADGQVNVAPMGPLVDRQFRSVVLRPFQTSRTFENLRRGSPVIVHVTDNVELLAAAAIGAATDAFIGPTTLCPLTGGVILQNACRWYALQVTEFDAAAERATIACDVVAAGRNRDFFGLNRSLHAVVEAAILATRVDFLPISEIEADLQRLQPLVQKTGGAAEQRAFQQICDFVAAAQTKPGD is encoded by the coding sequence ATGGAACGTTTGGTGCTCGAAGGGCTGGTCACGACCATCGGCGCAGATGGCCAGGTGAACGTTGCGCCGATGGGACCGCTGGTCGATCGACAGTTTCGCAGCGTTGTGCTGCGGCCGTTTCAAACCTCGCGGACGTTTGAGAATCTGCGCCGCGGATCGCCGGTCATCGTGCACGTGACCGACAATGTTGAACTGCTGGCCGCCGCCGCCATCGGCGCCGCGACCGACGCCTTCATTGGCCCAACGACACTTTGCCCGCTAACCGGCGGAGTGATTCTACAGAACGCGTGTCGTTGGTATGCGCTGCAGGTAACCGAGTTTGACGCAGCGGCCGAGCGGGCCACGATCGCGTGCGACGTGGTCGCTGCCGGACGCAATCGCGACTTTTTCGGTCTGAACCGCTCGCTGCATGCCGTGGTCGAGGCGGCGATTTTAGCGACACGGGTCGATTTTCTCCCCATTTCTGAGATCGAAGCCGATTTGCAGCGACTGCAGCCGCTCGTGCAAAAAACGGGCGGCGCCGCCGAACAGCGGGCATTTCAGCAAATTTGCGACTTTGTCGCTGCGGCCCAAACAAAGCCCGGCGACTAA
- a CDS encoding anthranilate synthase component II, translating to MILVIDNYDSFVNNLARYFRLWGQETVVVRNDAIDFAEIRHLKPQAIVLSPGPCTPEEAGISVEVVCEFLETLPILGVCLGHQAIAAALGGNIIRSAEPMHGRSSIIRHDQDPLFAGMPDSIRVGRYHSLTVEPKSLPTSLRTIAAAEDRSIMAIRHLTRPVYGLQFHPESILTEQGFAMIGNFLQSAGIAAKRKITATKDQAILTSTPNLSPTNVPFYY from the coding sequence ATGATCCTAGTCATCGATAACTACGATAGCTTCGTCAACAACCTGGCCCGGTATTTTCGCCTGTGGGGTCAAGAGACGGTCGTGGTCCGGAATGATGCGATCGATTTTGCGGAGATTCGTCATCTAAAACCGCAAGCGATCGTTTTGTCGCCGGGGCCATGTACGCCAGAGGAAGCAGGCATCTCAGTCGAAGTGGTTTGCGAGTTTCTCGAGACGTTGCCAATTCTCGGCGTTTGCTTGGGGCATCAAGCGATCGCCGCGGCGCTCGGCGGCAATATCATCCGTTCGGCCGAGCCGATGCATGGGCGATCCTCGATTATTCGGCACGATCAAGATCCGCTGTTCGCCGGCATGCCAGACTCGATCCGAGTAGGACGTTATCATTCGCTCACGGTCGAGCCAAAATCGCTTCCTACCTCGCTGCGCACCATCGCCGCGGCCGAAGATCGCTCGATCATGGCGATTCGTCACCTCACGCGCCCGGTCTATGGCTTGCAGTTTCATCCCGAGTCGATTCTGACCGAGCAAGGATTTGCGATGATCGGCAATTTTTTGCAGAGCGCCGGCATCGCGGCCAAGCGGAAAATCACTGCGACCAAGGATCAAGCGATTCTCACTTCCACACCGAATCTTTCTCCCACCAACGTTCCTTTTTATTACTGA
- the pabB gene encoding aminodeoxychorismate synthase component I — MNDPAPVIVPLPNFEIVAAWEKLRAAPRCLFLDSALQHVRLGRYSFLTADPWRWIAGKPGEVDRLDEIRALLGQFKVPTITGLPPFQGGAAGLFGYEFGAALEEVAPAAHDEFALPQLAIGFYDVVIGVDHASGDAWLISQGFPETDPLKRQTRAQQRAEQFLHWLANGFPEKPPTQQEVALAESQLAPQYATPYAGVTSSFSQADYLAAVERSVEYIRAGDIFQVNLSQRLLQRATTDAATLYRSLRSCNAAPFASYFDMDGVTLLSASPERFVQVRNRNVETRPIKGTRLRSGRPEWDMYSGGDLLASEKDRAENMMIVDLMRNDLSRVCTDESVAVTELCVLEQYATVQHLVSTIVGQLREGVDPVDLLPAAFPGGSITGAPKIRAMQIIAELEPTVRGAYCGSLGYIGLDGAIDLNILIRTVTATGGWWQFPVGGGLVVQSDPQREYEETWHKAAGILRAITALS, encoded by the coding sequence TTGAACGATCCAGCGCCGGTGATCGTACCGCTCCCGAATTTTGAGATCGTCGCGGCGTGGGAAAAGCTGCGTGCGGCGCCTCGCTGCTTGTTTCTCGACAGTGCGCTGCAACATGTGCGCTTAGGCCGCTACAGCTTTCTAACAGCCGATCCTTGGCGTTGGATCGCTGGAAAGCCGGGAGAGGTAGATCGCCTCGACGAAATCCGCGCTTTATTGGGCCAATTTAAAGTGCCGACCATCACCGGTTTGCCGCCGTTTCAAGGAGGCGCCGCCGGTCTGTTCGGTTATGAGTTTGGCGCGGCGTTGGAAGAAGTAGCGCCGGCGGCGCACGATGAGTTTGCATTGCCGCAATTAGCGATCGGATTTTACGATGTGGTGATCGGCGTCGATCATGCCAGCGGCGACGCGTGGTTAATATCGCAAGGATTTCCCGAAACCGATCCGCTGAAACGGCAAACCCGAGCGCAGCAGCGAGCCGAACAGTTTCTGCATTGGTTAGCGAACGGCTTTCCCGAGAAACCGCCGACCCAACAAGAAGTCGCGTTGGCGGAGTCGCAACTAGCGCCGCAATACGCCACGCCGTATGCTGGGGTCACTAGCAGCTTCTCGCAGGCCGATTATCTGGCGGCGGTCGAACGCTCGGTCGAATATATTCGGGCCGGCGACATCTTTCAGGTCAATCTTTCGCAGCGGTTATTGCAGCGCGCAACAACCGACGCCGCGACGCTCTATCGCAGTTTGCGCAGCTGCAATGCGGCGCCGTTCGCGTCTTACTTTGACATGGATGGGGTGACGCTGCTGAGCGCCTCGCCCGAGCGGTTTGTCCAGGTGCGTAATCGCAACGTCGAAACGCGCCCCATCAAAGGGACACGCTTGCGCAGCGGTCGCCCTGAGTGGGATATGTACTCGGGCGGCGATTTATTGGCGAGCGAAAAGGATCGCGCCGAAAACATGATGATCGTCGATTTGATGCGTAACGATCTATCGCGCGTTTGCACCGACGAGAGCGTCGCCGTGACCGAGTTGTGCGTCTTGGAACAGTACGCGACGGTGCAGCATTTGGTCTCAACGATTGTCGGTCAGCTGCGTGAAGGTGTCGATCCAGTCGACCTGTTGCCGGCGGCGTTCCCCGGCGGTTCGATCACCGGCGCTCCCAAGATTCGCGCCATGCAGATTATCGCCGAATTAGAACCAACCGTTCGCGGCGCTTATTGCGGTTCGTTAGGCTACATTGGTTTGGATGGGGCGATCGATCTCAACATCTTGATCCGCACAGTCACGGCAACCGGCGGTTGGTGGCAATTTCCAGTAGGCGGCGGCCTGGTCGTGCAAAGCGATCCCCAACGCGAATACGAAGAAACCTGGCACAAAGCGGCCGGCATCCTGCGAGCGATCACCGCACTTTCATGA
- a CDS encoding DUF6513 domain-containing protein, which produces MMSTPQIHFVTGRLAEPALRSILADLAPRIGFQYTVQTMNITVAALMTADWVAARIDAPVGTTLVMVTGYCLGDLAVIAAKTGMPVERGPKDLRLLPVYFGESNRGDDYGAYDIQIVAEINHAASFSFADLRAEGLRLARDGADLIDVGCDPGATWTGVADAVKTLRDAGLRVSIDSLNPLEIAAAVAAGAELVLSVNSSNVAQAAEWGCEVVVIPDDPKTLAGMDETIAQLQTAGVPFRIDPILEPISFGFAESLSRYVEVRRRYPDAELFMGIGNLTELTDVDSAGVNTLLLGICQELGIRGVLTTQVINWARSSVRECDLARRLMHYAVNNQVLPKRIEPQLITLRDDRVVHETAEDLERLAATIKDNNYRVFADGEELHLISRNLHLVASDPFQLFAQLLETAPKNVDASHAFYLGFELCKALTANQLNKQYRQDESLDWGYLTQAEKLHRLTRSKNAAREEQS; this is translated from the coding sequence ATGATGTCGACGCCGCAAATTCACTTTGTCACGGGGCGCCTGGCCGAGCCGGCGCTCCGTTCGATTTTGGCCGATCTAGCGCCGCGGATCGGTTTTCAATACACCGTACAGACGATGAACATCACCGTCGCCGCGCTGATGACCGCCGATTGGGTCGCCGCGCGGATTGATGCGCCGGTCGGAACGACCCTGGTGATGGTGACCGGCTATTGTCTGGGAGACCTCGCTGTAATCGCCGCCAAGACCGGAATGCCCGTCGAGCGGGGGCCGAAAGATTTGCGGCTGCTGCCGGTTTACTTTGGCGAAAGCAATCGGGGCGACGACTACGGCGCCTATGACATTCAAATCGTCGCCGAGATCAATCACGCCGCTAGTTTCTCCTTCGCTGATCTGCGCGCCGAAGGCCTTCGACTGGCGCGCGACGGGGCCGATCTGATCGATGTTGGGTGCGATCCCGGCGCTACTTGGACCGGCGTTGCGGATGCGGTGAAAACCTTGCGCGATGCGGGACTGCGAGTTTCCATCGATAGTCTCAACCCGCTGGAGATCGCCGCTGCGGTCGCCGCCGGCGCCGAATTGGTGTTGTCGGTCAACTCGAGCAACGTCGCCCAGGCGGCCGAGTGGGGCTGCGAGGTGGTGGTGATTCCGGACGATCCCAAAACGCTGGCGGGGATGGACGAGACGATCGCGCAGTTGCAAACCGCCGGCGTCCCCTTTCGGATCGATCCCATCTTAGAGCCGATCTCGTTCGGCTTCGCTGAAAGCTTGTCCCGGTATGTCGAAGTTCGCCGCCGCTATCCAGACGCCGAACTCTTCATGGGGATCGGCAATCTGACCGAACTGACCGATGTCGACTCGGCCGGCGTCAACACGTTACTGCTGGGGATTTGTCAGGAACTAGGGATTCGCGGCGTGTTAACGACGCAGGTAATCAATTGGGCTCGCAGCAGCGTCCGAGAATGCGATCTGGCGCGGCGTTTGATGCACTACGCCGTGAACAATCAAGTGTTGCCGAAACGGATTGAGCCGCAGTTGATCACGCTGCGTGATGATCGCGTCGTGCATGAAACCGCAGAAGATTTAGAGCGACTCGCGGCGACGATCAAAGACAACAACTATCGGGTCTTCGCGGACGGAGAGGAGTTGCATCTGATCAGTCGCAATCTGCATCTCGTTGCGTCCGATCCGTTTCAATTGTTTGCGCAACTGCTGGAAACGGCGCCGAAGAATGTCGACGCGTCGCATGCGTTCTATCTTGGCTTTGAACTTTGCAAGGCGCTGACGGCGAACCAATTGAACAAACAATACCGCCAAGATGAATCGCTCGACTGGGGCTATCTCACCCAGGCCGAGAAACTGCATCGTCTGACGCGCAGCAAGAATGCGGCGCGGGAGGAGCAGTCTTGA
- a CDS encoding SDR family NAD(P)-dependent oxidoreductase codes for MPDLTRKIAVVTGSSSGIGRAIALRLAASGAKIVVHAGRNQAGADAVCDEIRRSGGESQPLVCDFRDRAARLQFVTAAWEKWGGVDYWVNNAGADVLTGANRELTFSEKLQLLWQVDVEATIDLSREIGQRLQDAQRDAAAIVNIGWDQSERGMEGESGEMFATIKSAITAFSRSLARTLAPHVRVNVVAPGWIKTSWGETASDVWSQRAINESLMQRWGTPQDIAAAVEFLLSSDSSFITGHVLPVNGGLNHAHLQQRTE; via the coding sequence ATGCCCGATCTGACCCGAAAAATCGCCGTCGTTACCGGCTCTTCGAGCGGAATTGGCCGAGCGATCGCGCTCCGCTTGGCCGCCAGCGGCGCCAAGATCGTCGTGCATGCCGGGCGAAATCAGGCTGGCGCCGATGCGGTTTGTGACGAGATTCGCCGATCGGGGGGAGAGTCTCAGCCCCTGGTTTGCGATTTTCGGGATCGAGCTGCACGGCTGCAGTTTGTCACCGCGGCGTGGGAAAAATGGGGCGGAGTTGACTATTGGGTCAATAATGCCGGCGCGGACGTTTTGACCGGCGCCAATCGAGAGCTGACATTTTCGGAAAAATTGCAACTTCTCTGGCAGGTCGATGTCGAAGCGACGATCGATCTGTCGCGCGAAATCGGCCAGCGGCTCCAAGATGCGCAGCGCGACGCAGCGGCGATTGTGAACATCGGCTGGGATCAGTCCGAACGCGGCATGGAAGGGGAGAGCGGAGAGATGTTTGCGACGATCAAGTCGGCGATCACCGCATTCAGCCGCAGTCTCGCTCGTACGCTCGCTCCGCATGTCCGTGTGAATGTTGTCGCGCCCGGTTGGATCAAAACGTCGTGGGGCGAAACGGCGAGCGACGTCTGGAGCCAGCGCGCGATCAACGAGTCGTTGATGCAGCGCTGGGGAACGCCGCAAGATATCGCGGCGGCGGTCGAGTTTCTTCTTTCGTCGGATAGCTCCTTCATTACCGGACATGTCTTGCCGGTCAACGGCGGCCTGAATCATGCGCACCTCCAGCAGCGGACCGAATGA
- a CDS encoding PQQ-like beta-propeller repeat protein — translation MTEPVESSPTHETSTSQDRPPRLFPPLRTWLFSGIFVLLALFGQSAIELGDGPLASVRDMAPLLFDGAVGNVMTLIGVFFAFFIPLIWFTLFSDWNLSVRLLPMACVLLAPAIFFSVFRIVHVDGEMKPIFAYRFAQSADQQLGALDGGGATDGDSTNSTEHDFPQFLGPDRNLKLAGPALAGDWNATPPQEVWRRPIGAGWSGFVVVGDLAYTMEQRGPSEYVSCYRVADGEPVWNFKHDARHETVLGYVGPRSTPLVHNGKVYAVGATGNLVCLDSVTGDVIWRHDLLAEFNTTQAQFDGIVAWGRAGSPLLYEGKERALIILPAGGPTRKESTTLVAYDAQSGEQVWTGGEQPMSYASPSLFQLGDETQIMTVNESTVSGHNPETGKQLWITDWAGDSSGAATCSQPVDLGGGRILVSKGYGQGARVFAIEKPADDKYEVQDVWSDGRLLKTKFTNVAVKDGFIYGLNDGILECVTAADGERTWRERGFGHGQLLMVGDQLLVMTEEGELVLVAANPDAYQEGGRIQALESEISPNWNNLCLTGDLLLVRNAEQAACYRLATREQSDIDK, via the coding sequence ATGACCGAGCCGGTCGAATCTAGTCCTACTCACGAGACCTCGACCAGCCAGGATCGGCCGCCGCGTCTCTTTCCGCCGCTCCGCACTTGGCTATTTTCCGGGATATTTGTGCTGCTGGCGCTATTTGGCCAGTCAGCCATCGAGCTGGGGGATGGCCCATTGGCCAGCGTTCGCGACATGGCGCCGCTGCTGTTTGACGGCGCGGTGGGCAATGTGATGACGCTGATCGGCGTCTTTTTCGCTTTTTTCATTCCGCTGATTTGGTTCACCTTGTTCAGCGATTGGAATCTCTCGGTTCGCCTCCTACCGATGGCGTGCGTTTTGTTGGCGCCGGCGATCTTTTTTAGCGTTTTTCGCATTGTGCATGTCGACGGCGAAATGAAGCCGATTTTCGCCTATCGGTTTGCACAGAGCGCCGATCAGCAACTTGGCGCGCTCGACGGCGGGGGGGCAACCGATGGCGACAGTACGAACTCGACCGAGCATGACTTCCCGCAATTTCTGGGGCCTGACCGCAATCTGAAGTTGGCTGGCCCAGCGTTAGCTGGCGACTGGAACGCAACTCCGCCGCAGGAAGTTTGGCGGCGTCCCATCGGGGCAGGCTGGTCGGGCTTTGTCGTTGTCGGCGATCTCGCCTACACGATGGAGCAGCGTGGTCCCAGCGAATACGTCTCGTGCTATCGAGTCGCCGATGGCGAGCCGGTTTGGAATTTTAAACATGACGCGCGGCACGAAACCGTGTTGGGTTATGTCGGTCCGCGCTCAACGCCGCTGGTGCACAACGGCAAAGTTTACGCGGTCGGAGCGACCGGCAATTTGGTCTGTTTAGATTCGGTGACCGGCGACGTCATTTGGCGGCACGATTTGTTGGCCGAATTTAACACGACGCAAGCTCAGTTTGATGGAATCGTCGCGTGGGGCCGCGCAGGTTCGCCGCTGCTGTACGAGGGGAAAGAACGCGCACTGATCATCTTGCCGGCAGGCGGACCGACACGCAAAGAATCGACCACGCTGGTCGCCTATGACGCTCAGTCTGGCGAGCAAGTTTGGACCGGCGGAGAGCAGCCGATGAGCTACGCATCCCCCAGTTTGTTCCAGCTCGGCGACGAAACGCAAATCATGACGGTCAACGAAAGCACCGTCAGTGGACACAATCCCGAAACCGGAAAGCAACTCTGGATCACCGATTGGGCCGGCGACTCGTCGGGCGCCGCGACTTGCTCGCAACCGGTGGATCTAGGCGGGGGAAGAATTTTGGTCAGCAAAGGGTACGGCCAAGGCGCCCGCGTCTTTGCGATCGAAAAGCCAGCGGATGACAAGTACGAAGTGCAAGACGTCTGGTCCGACGGTCGTTTGCTCAAAACCAAGTTCACCAACGTCGCGGTGAAAGATGGCTTTATCTATGGTCTGAACGACGGCATCCTGGAATGCGTCACCGCCGCCGATGGAGAGCGAACCTGGCGCGAACGTGGGTTTGGACATGGTCAGCTGTTAATGGTCGGCGACCAACTACTCGTAATGACCGAAGAGGGCGAATTGGTGCTGGTCGCCGCGAACCCGGATGCGTACCAAGAAGGAGGACGCATCCAGGCGCTGGAGAGTGAGATCTCGCCCAACTGGAACAATCTGTGCCTGACCGGCGATCTGTTGTTGGTCCGCAACGCCGAGCAAGCGGCCTGCTATCGGTTGGCGACGCGCGAACAGAGCGACATCGATAAGTAG
- a CDS encoding glycine zipper domain-containing protein gives MTINLVKFSIAALIVMAIGCRSPYAQDRLAAVGGLTGAVAGAAIGNATGHTGAGALIGAGVGAVAGSAVGSSIDETDARNQAIFQERLGRQLAGATTFQDVAAMSQAGLGDQVIISHINRHGVATPPTPQDLIQLKGAGVTDPVLAALQNPPPLVQPVRYVESRPVVVEEYYDPWCAPPYYRYRHHRHHHHPPHVSWSVGVHR, from the coding sequence ATGACAATCAATTTGGTGAAATTCTCGATCGCCGCGCTGATCGTTATGGCGATCGGCTGTCGCTCTCCTTATGCGCAAGATCGCCTGGCGGCCGTGGGCGGTCTCACCGGCGCTGTCGCCGGTGCTGCAATTGGTAATGCGACTGGACATACCGGAGCGGGCGCATTGATCGGCGCCGGTGTCGGAGCGGTCGCCGGTTCGGCGGTTGGATCGAGTATTGATGAGACCGATGCTCGTAATCAGGCGATCTTCCAAGAGCGACTCGGTCGTCAATTGGCGGGCGCAACGACGTTTCAAGACGTCGCCGCGATGAGCCAGGCTGGACTCGGCGATCAGGTGATCATCTCGCATATCAACCGCCACGGCGTCGCGACGCCGCCGACCCCCCAAGATTTGATCCAACTAAAAGGGGCAGGAGTCACCGATCCGGTCTTGGCCGCATTGCAGAATCCGCCCCCGTTGGTTCAGCCGGTGCGCTATGTCGAAAGTCGCCCCGTTGTTGTCGAGGAATACTACGATCCTTGGTGTGCGCCCCCTTATTATCGATATCGCCACCATCGCCACCATCACCATCCGCCGCACGTTTCGTGGTCGGTTGGGGTTCATCGCTAA
- a CDS encoding trans-sulfuration enzyme family protein — MNDPNRVPLDVSDLGLSTSSVQAGEARQKPESAITDPIFCASTYTFTDTASVIRYIEENEEREEYGRYGNPGEKVVEKKLAALEGGEDAVLYSSGMAAIVGLLMAKLNAGDEVIFFDECYHRSREFCSKHLSRFGVVTRQVKACDYDAMEQAINKNTKMLVSESPTNPHLSVVDLEKFAAIGKKHGVETLIDATLATPYNVRPLEYGVDYVLHSATKYLAGHNDLLAGVIIGSKTQMESVRKLRGIMGGINSPHNIYLLLRGLKTFSLRMERHNQNGQAIAEFLETHPKVEKVYYPGLPSHKYYEIAKQTMRGYGGLITFLVKDADWRKTADVIDAVKIPRIAPSLGGVESLIEQPLVMSYYQLAPEERAKFGIYDNMIRMACGIEDAADLIADLKQALDSI, encoded by the coding sequence ATGAACGACCCAAATCGCGTCCCGCTCGACGTTTCTGACCTTGGTTTGTCGACCTCTTCCGTCCAAGCTGGCGAAGCGCGTCAAAAACCGGAAAGCGCGATCACCGATCCGATTTTCTGCGCTTCGACCTACACGTTTACCGATACCGCGTCGGTCATTCGCTATATCGAAGAAAACGAAGAGCGCGAAGAATATGGCCGTTACGGCAATCCCGGCGAAAAAGTCGTCGAGAAGAAACTAGCGGCCCTGGAAGGGGGCGAAGACGCCGTTTTGTATTCCAGCGGCATGGCGGCGATCGTCGGCTTGTTGATGGCTAAGCTCAACGCCGGCGACGAAGTGATCTTCTTTGACGAATGTTATCATCGCAGCCGCGAGTTTTGCTCGAAGCATCTCTCGCGCTTCGGCGTCGTCACGCGACAGGTCAAAGCGTGCGACTACGACGCGATGGAGCAAGCGATCAACAAAAACACCAAAATGTTGGTCAGCGAGTCTCCCACCAATCCGCACTTGAGCGTCGTCGATCTCGAAAAATTCGCCGCAATCGGCAAAAAGCATGGGGTTGAAACGCTGATCGACGCGACGCTGGCGACTCCTTACAACGTTCGCCCGTTGGAATATGGCGTCGACTACGTGCTGCACTCTGCGACCAAATATCTGGCCGGTCACAATGACTTGCTGGCCGGCGTCATCATCGGCTCAAAAACGCAGATGGAGTCGGTTCGCAAGCTGCGCGGCATCATGGGCGGGATCAACTCGCCCCACAATATCTACCTGTTGCTCCGCGGCTTAAAGACCTTCAGCTTGCGAATGGAACGCCATAACCAGAACGGTCAGGCGATCGCCGAATTCCTGGAAACTCATCCCAAAGTTGAGAAGGTTTACTATCCCGGTTTGCCGTCCCACAAATATTATGAAATCGCAAAGCAGACGATGCGCGGCTACGGCGGCCTGATCACGTTTTTGGTCAAAGACGCCGATTGGCGGAAAACGGCCGACGTGATCGATGCCGTGAAGATCCCCCGCATCGCGCCCAGCTTGGGAGGCGTCGAGTCGCTGATCGAGCAACCGCTGGTGATGAGCTACTATCAGCTCGCGCCGGAAGAACGGGCCAAGTTCGGCATTTATGACAACATGATCCGAATGGCTTGCGGCATCGAAGACGCCGCCGACTTGATCGCCGACTTGAAACAAGCGCTCGATTCGATTTAG
- a CDS encoding trans-sulfuration enzyme family protein, protein MQFRTKAIHVGNSRDPQTGAVVPPIHVASTYVQPGAGEWGEFDYSRSGNPTRKNLETTLAALEGGTGALAYASGMAAIHGAMMLLESGDHIVAGSDIYGGAYRLLHKICNRSGVTTTLAPSSDLGALEAAITPQTKMLWIESPGNPQMSITDIAACAEIAKRHHLLLGVDSTFATPVLTRPLELGADIVMHSATKYFGGHSDVLGGALVVNDKSLYDRLYFVQNATGAVLGPFESFLVSRGLKTLELRVREQCRTAQKIAEFLDADPRVSRVLYPGLPSHPGHEIAARQMEGGFGAMLSFEVNGDFAATKKVAESTRLFQLAVSLGAVESLIEQPASMSHASYDRDARLAHGIRDELIRLSIGLEAFEDLRDDLDQALGA, encoded by the coding sequence ATGCAGTTCCGCACCAAAGCGATCCATGTCGGTAATTCTCGCGATCCGCAAACCGGCGCCGTTGTGCCGCCGATCCATGTCGCCAGCACTTACGTGCAGCCTGGCGCCGGAGAATGGGGCGAATTCGACTATTCGCGGAGCGGCAATCCGACGCGCAAAAACCTGGAAACGACGCTTGCCGCCTTGGAAGGGGGAACCGGCGCTCTCGCCTATGCTTCCGGCATGGCGGCGATCCATGGCGCGATGATGCTGCTGGAATCCGGCGACCATATCGTCGCCGGATCGGACATTTACGGAGGCGCTTATCGCTTGCTCCATAAAATCTGCAATCGATCTGGGGTAACGACCACGCTTGCTCCGTCAAGCGATCTGGGCGCGCTGGAAGCGGCGATCACGCCGCAGACCAAGATGCTGTGGATCGAAAGTCCCGGCAATCCGCAAATGTCGATCACCGACATCGCCGCCTGCGCCGAGATCGCCAAGCGACATCACTTGCTGCTAGGAGTCGACAGCACCTTCGCAACGCCGGTGTTGACCCGTCCGTTGGAATTGGGCGCCGACATCGTCATGCATTCGGCCACCAAATATTTTGGCGGACATAGCGACGTGCTGGGTGGTGCGTTGGTCGTCAACGACAAATCGCTCTACGACCGACTTTACTTTGTGCAAAACGCAACCGGCGCGGTGCTGGGACCGTTTGAATCATTTCTGGTCAGTCGCGGCCTGAAAACGCTGGAGCTGCGTGTGCGTGAACAATGCCGCACCGCGCAGAAGATCGCCGAGTTTCTTGACGCCGATCCGCGCGTGTCGCGCGTGCTTTACCCTGGCCTGCCAAGTCATCCAGGTCACGAGATCGCCGCTCGCCAGATGGAAGGCGGCTTTGGCGCGATGCTCAGCTTTGAGGTGAACGGCGATTTCGCCGCCACCAAAAAAGTAGCCGAGTCGACCCGACTGTTTCAATTGGCCGTCAGTCTGGGCGCGGTCGAATCGCTGATCGAGCAGCCGGCGTCGATGTCGCACGCTAGCTATGATCGCGACGCTCGCTTGGCTCACGGAATCCGGGACGAACTGATCCGACTCTCGATCGGCCTGGAAGCGTTTGAAGATCTGCGCGACGACTTGGATCAAGCGCTGGGCGCATAA